Proteins encoded within one genomic window of Onychostoma macrolepis isolate SWU-2019 chromosome 11, ASM1243209v1, whole genome shotgun sequence:
- the LOC131549140 gene encoding uncharacterized protein LOC131549140 produces MQMVEALCIKPTLTGEESDMIYTTWLHEDDDDSVDDSSDIKKALHKPQKIERDFTTKPTVHLASANVSIRNSKDIIDTFDRPADTNAEGTYARSGTNAVSPEDEPGKRIPKAGAFAEAGVGRARAEYSVFEAEAKGPNASAGAEASVIGAGAMARAELASVSAKAGPVSAKLGLGFDTGASVGVDGLETKLLGTGISIGPKTSISLLGSVVSCSVI; encoded by the exons ATGGTGGAAGCCCTGTGCATCAAGCCAACTCTCACAG GTGAAGAATCTGATATGATTTATACCACATGGCTgcatgaagatgatgatgacaGCGTAGATGATTCAAGTGACATTAAAAAGGCATTACACAAGCCACAGAAAATCGAAAGGGATTTTACAACAAAGCCAACTGTGCACCTTGCATCAGCTAATGTGTCAATACGCAACAGCAAAGATATTATTGACACGTTTGACAGACCTGCAGATACCAATGCAGAAGGCACTTATGCTCGAAGTGGAACAAATGCAGTAAGTCCTGAAGATGAACCAGGAAAGAGGATTCCCAAAGCTGGAGCCTTCGCAGAAGCAGGAGTTGGACGAGCtcgtgctgaatacagtgtattTGAGGCAGAAGCTAAAGGTCCAAACGCCTCGGCTGGTGCTGAAGCCAGTGTGATTGGAGCTGGAGCAATGGCTCGGGCTGAACTTGCCAGTGTATCAGCTAAAGCCGGTCCAGTCAGTGCAAAATTGGGACTTGGATTTGACACGGGTGCATCTGTTGGTGTGGATGGGTTGGAGACCAAATTATTGGGAACTGGAATCTCAATTGGTCCAAAAACCAGTATATCTCTTCTGGGTTCAGTAGTGTCATGTTCAGTCATATAA